The Daucus carota subsp. sativus chromosome 9, DH1 v3.0, whole genome shotgun sequence genome window below encodes:
- the LOC108203786 gene encoding uncharacterized protein LOC108203786 translates to MDRVGDQQQMELFKERTWPEFKVGHLFHVVLNFNRFVGKINIHFREPLTFKLKLNRVMCYPTQLLYTTNEMKNVIELDLCTLNKAMTVKVPHFTSKNFYQST, encoded by the exons ATGGATAGAGTCGGAGATCAACAGCAAATGGAATTGTTTAAAGAACGAACATGGCCTGAGTTTAAGG TTGGCCATTTATTTCATGTTGTCTTAAACTTCAATCGATTTGTGGGGAAAATCAACATACATTTTCGTGAGCCATTGACCTTCAAGTTGAAGTTAAATAGGGTTATGTGTTATCCCACTCAACTATTGTACACAACTAATGAAATGAAGAATGTCATAGAGTTGGATTTGTGCACTCTGAACAAGGCAATGACTGTCAAG GTACCTCATTTTACATCAAAGAATTTTTATCAATCTACTTAA
- the LOC135149742 gene encoding uncharacterized protein LOC135149742 isoform X2 yields the protein MGVKYAFQLILMLALLFNVALCKTIKRDVKALNEIKASLGWRVVYSWVGDDPCGDGGLPPWSGVTCTTQGDYRVVTALEVYAVSIVGPFPTAVTNLLDLTRL from the exons ATGGGAGTGAAATATGCATTTCAGTTGATTCTTATGCTCGCTTTGCTTTTCAATGTCGCTCTCTGCAAAACGATCAAGCGTGATG TGAAAGCTCTTAATGAAATTAAAGCATCTCTTGGGTGGAGGGTGGTGTATTCCTGGGTCGGAGATGATCCTTGTGGGGATGGGGGTTTACCTCCTTGGTCCGGTGTCACTTGTACTACTCAGGGTGATTACAGAGTAGTTACTGCATT ggaaGTTTATGCAGTCTCTATTGTTGGGCCTTTTCCTACTGCAGTCACCAATTTGTTGGATCTTACAAGGCT gTAA
- the LOC135149742 gene encoding uncharacterized protein LOC135149742 isoform X1 — protein MGVKYAFQLILMLALLFNVALCKTIKRDVKALNEIKASLGWRVVYSWVGDDPCGDGGLPPWSGVTCTTQGDYRVVTALEVYAVSIVGPFPTAVTNLLDLTRLSAIGVYQNS, from the exons ATGGGAGTGAAATATGCATTTCAGTTGATTCTTATGCTCGCTTTGCTTTTCAATGTCGCTCTCTGCAAAACGATCAAGCGTGATG TGAAAGCTCTTAATGAAATTAAAGCATCTCTTGGGTGGAGGGTGGTGTATTCCTGGGTCGGAGATGATCCTTGTGGGGATGGGGGTTTACCTCCTTGGTCCGGTGTCACTTGTACTACTCAGGGTGATTACAGAGTAGTTACTGCATT ggaaGTTTATGCAGTCTCTATTGTTGGGCCTTTTCCTACTGCAGTCACCAATTTGTTGGATCTTACAAGGCT GTCTGCGATTGGCGTGTATCAAAACTCTTGA